The Arachis ipaensis cultivar K30076 chromosome B07, Araip1.1, whole genome shotgun sequence genome includes a window with the following:
- the LOC107606371 gene encoding activating signal cointegrator 1 complex subunit 2 (The sequence of the model RefSeq protein was modified relative to this genomic sequence to represent the inferred CDS: added 105 bases not found in genome assembly): MSNRYDHGTQDINTNNNKPSVRNHKKFAPKTPNSNPNPNPTLSSSLRGRGATQHIPNPTDPAAGNFVRYLPQDEAVAAGLGADDGGLDPVESQRVVDLLNRELSRLLKLKPREFWKQVASDTSLHEFLDSFLQFKSRWYDFPHRGAKGIVAGVIVGELDLCRRVFMVLYRISSNKDPGARAADALTLRDHQVLLQEKKLLELPKLFDICAIYGHENEEITRLLVRNALNAQPWIHNDLTTVISHFLGIVSTMHERCSSSLEVLFSSGNPDHHNATFLQADLLEVMDFLNDAIVSMDAFVCSYKPAVIFFSCPIETSYGNEELLSFLARLHDSLIPSLQKGFHIIFADRQDETVANIVVSLKMLRMRLLKFGWQLLSSCYLSEEVFGDSNPLPAATKMFPANVEDPLIRADILVQTFREINSVSLQLQESHQKQTFLQDLERSFNILSRMERLKDNGWILIDDEQLQYLSGIFGSPKDILKEPDSTRTPVPNQTLQMDEDAAIVESKISQIRDLFPDYGKGFLTACLEVYDQNPEEVIQRILEGTLHEDLKHLDPTLETLPTGKPTTVGGKDKGKGKLVDSSSTEVVSVKQQTGGQLMSSSAPVGKFVRKSKDDEPGIGILDKKDDENTSKTAAMVLQYEYDDEYDDSFDDLGLSVADSGVEENETLADQVSAKSGKSWTTEMGNSAQNAPHSKWGSRKKPQYYVKDGKNYSYKVAGAVAVANSDEASLVNQAQTELIHGLGRGGNFPLGAVKKLTEAYKEDDDQSRVSETEGRGMLGKPGSRERKGGGKRNEVPPQQQQQQQDKQSDVPEAEGQGQRGRGRGRGRGGGGGGRSNHYRKDRAMKKHFSGVGGF, encoded by the exons CCAAACCCAAACCCTACCCTCTCATCCTCACTCAGAGGCAGAGGAGCCACACAACATATCCCAAACCCTACTGACCCTGCCGCTGGCAATTTCGTCCGCTACCTCCCTCAAGACGAGGCCGTCGCAGCTGGCCTTGGCGCCGACGATGGTGGATTGGACCCCGTAGAGTCCCAGAGAGTCGTTGATCTTCTCAATCGAGAGTTGTCTCGCTTACTCAAGTTGAAACCCAGGGAGTTCTGGAAGCAAG TGGCTAGTGATACTTCTTTGCATGAGTTTCTTGATAGCTTTCTGCAATTTAAGAGCAGATGGTATGATTTCCCTCATCGCGGGGCCAAAGGTATCGTCGCCGGAGTTATTGTTGGAGAGCTTGATTTGTGTCGACGGGTTTTCATGGTATTGTATCGAAT TTCTTCTAATAAGGATCCTGGTGCTCGAGCTGCTGATGCCCTCACTTTGAGAGATCATCAAG TTCTTTTGCAGGAGAAGAAGTTGCTTGAATTGCCAAAGTTGTTTGATATATGTGCCATATATGGTCATGAAAATGAAGAAATAACAAGATTGCTG GTCAGAAATGCTTTGAATGCTCAGCCTTGGATCCATAATGATCTGACCACAGTAATATCCCATTTTCTAGGGATTGTTAGCACAATGCATGAGCGTTGCAGCTCCTCATTGGAG GTGTTATTTTCTTCTGGAAATCCTGATCACCATAATGCTACTTTTCTTCAAGCTGATCTTTTGGAG GTGATGGATTTTTTGAATGATGCTATTGTATCGATGGATGCTTTTGTTTGTTCATACAAACCAGCAGTTATATTCTTCTCTTGCCCTATTGAAACAAG CTATGGAAATGAGGAACTGCTGAGCTTCCTTGCCAGATTGCATGATTCACTGATTCCATCCTTGCAAAAGGGATTCCATATCATTTTTGCTGATAGACAAGATGAAACAGTAGCTAATATAGTAGTAAGTTTGAAGATGTTAAGAATGAGATTATTGAAGTTTGGGTGGCAATTGTTGAGCTCTTGTTATCTAAGTGAAGAAGTGTTTGGAGATAGCAATCCTCTCCCAGCTGCCACAAAGATGTTTCCTGCCAATGTGGAGGACCCACTCATTAGAGCAGATATTCTGGTTCAAACATTTAGAGAAATCAATTCGGTATCATTACAGCTTCAGGAAAGCCATCAGAAGCAAACATTTCTTCAAGATCTTGAGAGGAGTTTCAATATATTAAGCAGAATGGAGAGATTAAAGGATAATG GATGGATACTCATCGATGACGAACAGCTTCAATATTTATCTGGGATTTTTGGTTCTCCAAAAGATATACTTAAGGAGCCAGATTCTACAAGAACCCCAGTGCCAAATCAAACATTGCAGATGGATGAAGATGCTGCAATTGTGGAGTCAAAAATAAGTCAAATTAGGGACCTCTTTCCTGATTATGGTAAAGGGTTTTTGACTGCATGTCTTGAGGTGTATGACCAGAATCCAGAAGAGGTTATTCAAAGAATTTTAGAAGGAACCCTTCATGAAGATCTGAAACACTTGGACCCAACACTAGAGACGTTGCCAACAGGCAAGCCCACCACTGTGGGTGGGAAAGATAAAGGAAAAGGTAAACTAGTTGATTCTTCATCTACAGAAGTTGTCAGTGTCAAGCAACAGACAGGGGGGCAATTGATGTCATCCTCAGCTCCTGTAGGAAAATTTGTGAGGAAATCGAAGGATGATGAACCTGGTATTGGTATTCTGGATAAAAAGGATGACGAAAATACATCAAAAACTGCTGCTATGGTTTTGCAATATGAATATGACGATGAATATGATGACTCTTTTGATGACTTGGGTCTAAGTGTAGCGGACTCTGGAGTAGAGGAAAATGAGACACTGGCTGATCAAGTCAGTGCAAAATCGGGTAAATCATGGACAACAGAGATGGGAAACTCAGCCCAAAATGCGCCTCATTCAAAATGGGGCTCCAGGAAAAAACCACAGTACTATGTCAAGGATGGTAAGAATTATAGCTATAAAGTGGCAGGTGCAGTGGCGGTGGCAAATTCTGATGAAGCTTCACTAGTCAACCAAGCTCAGACAGAACTAATACATGGTCTTGGACGTGGTGGAAACTTTCCTCTTGGCGCAGTAAAGAAGCTGACAGAAGCCTATAAGGAGGATGATGATCAGTCTCGTGTTTCTGAAACAGAGGGAAGAGGGATGTTGGGCAAACCTGGAAGCAGAGAAAGGAAGGGAGGGGGAAAACGAAATGAGGTTCCGCCACAGCAGCAACAGCAACAGCAGGATAAACAATCTGATGTCCCGGAGGCTGAAGGGCAAGGACAAAGAGGGAGAGGTAGAGGCAGAGGgaggggaggaggaggaggaggaagaagcaaTCATTACAGGAAGGATCGAGCCATGAAGAAGCATTTCTCTGGAGTAGGTGGTTTTTAG
- the LOC107607962 gene encoding aspartic proteinase CDR1-like, which translates to MGSLTKSHLCFLVTFLFAIHVLHYISPLEANNNGGFSARLIRKNLPSRRSIFQPNIYNGGESPVNAYLGQYLMEVSIGTPPVTIQGIADTGSDLVWTQCVPCDNCYKQQKPLFNSQKSSTYSNIACTSQLCHKLDTGVCSPQKQCNYSYGYGDSSLTKGVLAQETLTLEQNRKVSGFIFGCGHNDKGGFNDHEMGIIGLGRGEVSLISQIGFNFGGKLFSMCLVPFGTDPSISSEIRFGSGSEVIGHGVDSTPLVFKEGDKTTYSVTLNGISVGHKFLPFSSSSQTVTKGNMFLDSGTPPTVLPQDLYDRLVAEVRNQVKMEPIKDDPQLGNQLCYKTKTNLRGPILTAHFFGHVNLQLSPIQTFIPPKDGVFCLAFTNTSSAVGIYGNFAQSNFWIGYDLEHQFVSFKATDCTKH; encoded by the exons ATGGGTTCTCTCACAAAATCTCATCTATGTTTTCTAGTTACCTTTCTTTTCGCCATTCATGTTTTACATTATATCTCACCTCTTGAAGCCAATAATAATGGCGGGTTCAGTGCTAGACTGATCCGGAAAAACCTTCCCTCTAGACGCAGCATCTTTCAGCCAAATATATATAACGGTGGAGAGTCCCCAGTGAATGCCTATCTTGGTCAATATCTCATGGAGGTTTCCATTGGAACTCCACCGGTAACCATTCAAGGTATCGCTGACACGGGTAGTGATCTCGTGTGGACGCAATGTGTACCATGCGATAATTGCTACAAGCAACAAAAACCCTTGTTTAATTCTCAAAAATCCTCCACTTATTCCAACATCGCATGCACCTCACAATTGTGTCATAAGTTGGACACAGGCGTGTGTTCTCCTCAGAAGCAATGCAACTACAGCTATGGCTATGGAGATTCTTCCTTAACAAAAGGTGTTCTTGCACAAGAAACACTTACCTTGGAGCAAAACCGTAAAGTTAGTGGCTTTATTTTCGGCTGTGGACATAATGACAAGGGTGGTTTCAATGATCATGAAATGG gTATAATCGGTCTCGGAAGAGGGGAAGTGTCTCTAATCTCTCAAATAGGTTTTAACTTTGGAGGCAAGTTGTTCTCGATGTGTTTGGTTCCATTTGGCACTGACCCAAGCATTTCAAGCGAAATTCGTTTTGGAAGTGGGAGTGAAGTAATAGGGCATGGTGTGGATTCTACACCTTTGGTTTTCAAGGAAGGTGATAAGACAACATATTCTGTTACCTTAAATGGTATTAGTGTGGGACATAAATTTTTACCCTTTAGTAGTTCTTCACAAACTGTAACCAAAGGTAACATGTTCCTAGATTCGGGGACACCACCAACTGTTCTACCACAAGATTTGTATGATCGATTGGTGGCTGAAGTGAGAAATCAGGTTAAGATGGAGCCCATTAAAGATGACCCACAACTGGGTAACCAGCTTTGCTATAAAACAAAGACTAATCTTCGTGGGCCTATATTGACAGCCCATTTTTTCGGTCATGTAAATCTACAGTTAAGTCCAATCCAAACCTTCATACCACCGAAAGATGGTGTTTTCTGCTTGGCATTTACCAACACTAGTAGCGCTGTCGGGATTTATGGCAACTTTGCTCAATCAAATTTTTGGATTGGGTATGATCTAGAACACCAGTTTGTCTCTTTCAAGGCAACTGATTGTACGAAACACTAG